A single window of Eleginops maclovinus isolate JMC-PN-2008 ecotype Puerto Natales chromosome 19, JC_Emac_rtc_rv5, whole genome shotgun sequence DNA harbors:
- the mocs3 gene encoding adenylyltransferase and sulfurtransferase MOCS3 isoform X1, which yields MAHEVHCLKAQLEEKEKEIVALKNKLAHLEKGNASVLKLYEKVTPLSALQAKAALSNEDIMRYSRQLLLPELGVQGQLNLSKTSVLVVGCGGLGCPLAQYLAAAGIGRLGLLDYDEVELSNLHRQVLHGEENQDQAKALSAANAVKRLNSTVECIPYHLQLSSENALQLIQQYDIVADCSDNVPTRYLVNDACVLSGKPLVSASALRMEGQLTVYNYRGGPCYRCLYPVPPPSETVTNCSDGGVLGVVPGIMGCFQALEVLKIASGQGSSCGQQLVMFDAQDARFRSIKLRPKQAGCAVCGENPSVTRLVDYEAFCGSAATDKCRILNLLSRDQRITVQDYKSIMDNAEPHLLLDVRPLVEVDICHLPTSLNIPLSSLEDRKSEHIQLLQERISQLKLQMEGDCRPPVYIICKLGNDSQKAVQVMEKMSGSEVESITVKDISGGLMAWAKRIDPTFPQY from the exons ATGGCTCACGAGGTGCACTGTTTGAAAGCACAGCtcgaggagaaagagaaagaaatcgTCGCTCTGAAGAATAAACTGGCACATCTGGAAAAG GGCAATGCCTCAGTACTGAAGCTGTATGAGAAAGTGACACCCCTATCGGCGCTTCAAGCCAAAGCAGCCCTCAGCAATGAGGACATCATGCGGTACAGCAGACAACTCCTTCTGCCCGAGCTTGGTGTCCAAG GTCAGCTAAACTTATCCAAGACGTCAGTGCTGGTTGTGGGATGTGGAGGACTGGGCTGCCCCCTGGCACAGTATCTTGCAGCAGCAGGCATCG GGCGCCTGGGCCTGCTGGACTATGACGAGGTGGAGCTCAGTAACCTGCACAGACAGGTGCTTCATGGGGAGGAGAACCAAGATCAGGCAAAGGCTCTGTCTGCTGCTAATGCAGTTAAAAG ATTGAACTCAACAGTAGAGTGTATTCCCTACCACCTGCAGCTCTCGTCGGAAAACGCCTTGCAACTCATTCAACA ATATGACATTGTTGCTGATTGCTCAGACAACGTTCCCACAAGGTATCTGGTGAATGACGCCTGTGTGCTCAGTGGCAAGCCTCTGGTGTCAGCCAGCGCGCTGAGAATGGAGGGGCAG ttgacCGTGTATAACTACCGTGGAGGCCCCTGCTACAGATGTCTGTACCCGGTCCCCCCACCCTCGGAGACAGTGACCAACTGTTCTGATGGAGGGGTGTTAGGAGTGG TTCCAGGGATAATGGGCTGCTTCCAAGCTCTGGAAGTCCTCAAGATTGCCTCCGGACAAGGCT CTTCCTGCGGCCAACAGCTGGTGATGTTTGACGCTCAAGATGCCAGATTCAGATCCATCAAGCTGCGGCCCAAGCAGGCCGGCTGTGCAGTGTGTGGAGAGAACCCCAGTGTGACCCGCTTGGTGGACTATGAGGCTTTCTGTGGCTCTGCTGCCACTGATAAG TGCCGCATACTCAACCTTCTTTCCAGAGATCAGAGGATCACAGTTCAG GATTATAAATCGATAATGGACAATGCCGAGCCCCATCTCTTGTTGGACGTGCGCCCTCTTGTGGAGGTGGATATATGCCACTTACCTACCTCTCTCA ACATTCCCCTCTCAAGTTTAGAGGACAGGAAGAGTGAACATATCCAGTTACTGCAGGAGAGAATCAGCCAATTAAAGCTGCAGATGGAAGGTGACTGCAGGCCTCCAG TGTATATAATCTGCAAACTGGGTAACGACTCCCAGAAGGCGGTGCAAGTCATGGAGAAGATGAGTGGATCAGAAGTGGAAAGTATTACAGTGAAGGACATCAGTGGAGGCCTCATGGCTTGGGCGAAGAGAATTGACCCCACATTTCCACAGTATTAA
- the mocs3 gene encoding adenylyltransferase and sulfurtransferase MOCS3 isoform X2, translating to MAHEVHCLKAQLEEKEKEIVALKNKLAHLEKGNASVLKLYEKVTPLSALQAKAALSNEDIMRYSRQLLLPELGVQGQLNLSKTSVLVVGCGGLGCPLAQYLAAAGIGRLGLLDYDEVELSNLHRQVLHGEENQDQAKALSAANAVKRLNSTVECIPYHLQLSSENALQLIQQYDIVADCSDNVPTRYLVNDACVLSGKPLVSASALRMEGQLTVYNYRGGPCYRCLYPVPPPSETVTNCSDGGVLGVVPGIMGCFQALEVLKIASGQGSSCGQQLVMFDAQDARFRSIKLRPKQAGCAVCGENPSVTRLVDYEAFCGSAATDKDYKSIMDNAEPHLLLDVRPLVEVDICHLPTSLNIPLSSLEDRKSEHIQLLQERISQLKLQMEGDCRPPVYIICKLGNDSQKAVQVMEKMSGSEVESITVKDISGGLMAWAKRIDPTFPQY from the exons ATGGCTCACGAGGTGCACTGTTTGAAAGCACAGCtcgaggagaaagagaaagaaatcgTCGCTCTGAAGAATAAACTGGCACATCTGGAAAAG GGCAATGCCTCAGTACTGAAGCTGTATGAGAAAGTGACACCCCTATCGGCGCTTCAAGCCAAAGCAGCCCTCAGCAATGAGGACATCATGCGGTACAGCAGACAACTCCTTCTGCCCGAGCTTGGTGTCCAAG GTCAGCTAAACTTATCCAAGACGTCAGTGCTGGTTGTGGGATGTGGAGGACTGGGCTGCCCCCTGGCACAGTATCTTGCAGCAGCAGGCATCG GGCGCCTGGGCCTGCTGGACTATGACGAGGTGGAGCTCAGTAACCTGCACAGACAGGTGCTTCATGGGGAGGAGAACCAAGATCAGGCAAAGGCTCTGTCTGCTGCTAATGCAGTTAAAAG ATTGAACTCAACAGTAGAGTGTATTCCCTACCACCTGCAGCTCTCGTCGGAAAACGCCTTGCAACTCATTCAACA ATATGACATTGTTGCTGATTGCTCAGACAACGTTCCCACAAGGTATCTGGTGAATGACGCCTGTGTGCTCAGTGGCAAGCCTCTGGTGTCAGCCAGCGCGCTGAGAATGGAGGGGCAG ttgacCGTGTATAACTACCGTGGAGGCCCCTGCTACAGATGTCTGTACCCGGTCCCCCCACCCTCGGAGACAGTGACCAACTGTTCTGATGGAGGGGTGTTAGGAGTGG TTCCAGGGATAATGGGCTGCTTCCAAGCTCTGGAAGTCCTCAAGATTGCCTCCGGACAAGGCT CTTCCTGCGGCCAACAGCTGGTGATGTTTGACGCTCAAGATGCCAGATTCAGATCCATCAAGCTGCGGCCCAAGCAGGCCGGCTGTGCAGTGTGTGGAGAGAACCCCAGTGTGACCCGCTTGGTGGACTATGAGGCTTTCTGTGGCTCTGCTGCCACTGATAAG GATTATAAATCGATAATGGACAATGCCGAGCCCCATCTCTTGTTGGACGTGCGCCCTCTTGTGGAGGTGGATATATGCCACTTACCTACCTCTCTCA ACATTCCCCTCTCAAGTTTAGAGGACAGGAAGAGTGAACATATCCAGTTACTGCAGGAGAGAATCAGCCAATTAAAGCTGCAGATGGAAGGTGACTGCAGGCCTCCAG TGTATATAATCTGCAAACTGGGTAACGACTCCCAGAAGGCGGTGCAAGTCATGGAGAAGATGAGTGGATCAGAAGTGGAAAGTATTACAGTGAAGGACATCAGTGGAGGCCTCATGGCTTGGGCGAAGAGAATTGACCCCACATTTCCACAGTATTAA
- the qpct gene encoding glutaminyl-peptide cyclotransferase gives MWRGATTAMAERSLGASKMCLFYTVAIWVTPIHFTDGIPWTQEKLHHRAITLTQGEMSTAVSHTDLEQMWQRDLRPLLVTRYPGSPGSQAVQEHIKSTLTGLGAGWEVKEDMFMSETPYGPLSFTNLVATLNSSATRQLVLACHYDSKYYPLQWHGREFQGATDSAVPCAMMLELARALDEELKVQKSSNADLTLQLLFFDGEEALFQWTPTDSLYGSRHLAQKMEATPHPAGDTDTNQLHGMDLMVLLDLIGGPSPHFGNHFPSTTHWLSRLQSIEKRLHSMNKLVDHPDIVQYFWPNIPVGHVQDDHIPFLNRGVRVLHLIPSPFPSVWHTFDDNEQNLDRATIQNLNMIIQVFVLEYLNARPTVPLNPQNVP, from the exons aTGTGGAGAGGAGCGACAACAGCGATGGCTGAGCGAAGCCTCGGTGcctccaaaatgtgtttattttacactgTGGCCATTTGGGTGACACCCATCCACTTCACCGATGGAATTCCCTGGACACaagaaaag CTCCATCACCGAGCCATCACTCTAACACAAGGTGAGATGAGCACGGCTGTGTCTCACACTGACCTGGAGCAGATGTGGCAGAGGGACCTGAGGCCGCTGCTGGTGACCAGGTACCCCGGCTCTCCAGGCAGCCAGGCCGTGCAGGAG CATATCAAATCCACCCTCACTGGTCTGGGGGCAGGCTGGGAGGTGAAAGAGGATATGTTCATGTCAGAAACACCCTACGGCCCCCTGTCCTTCACTAACCTAGTGGCCACCCTCAACTCCTCGGCCACTCGCCAACTGGTGCTGGCCTGCCATTACGACTCCAAGTACTACCCCCTCCAGTGGCACGGGAGGGAGTTCCAGGGCGCCACGGACTCTGCTGTTCCCTGCGCCATGATGCTGGAGCTGGCCCGGGCCCTGGATGAAGAACTGAAAGTTCAGAAG AGCTCCAATGCAGACCTCACCCTGCAATTGCTCTTCTTTGATGGAGAGGAGGCTCTTTTCCAGTGGACCCCAACAGACTCCCTTTATGGCTCCCGCCACCTGGCACAGAAGATGGAGGCCACCCCACACCCTGCAGGAGACACGGACACCAACCAGCTACATGGCATG gATCTGATGGTGTTGTTGGACCTGATCGGTGGCCCCAGCCCGCACTTCGGCAACCATTTCCCCAGCACAACACACTGGCTCTCCAGGCTGCAGAGCATCG AAAAGCGTCTACACTCCATGAACAAGCTTGTGGATCATCCTGACATTGTGCAATATTTCTGGCCCAATATACCCGTTGGTCACGTACAAGATGATCATATCCCTTTCCTTAATAGAG GTGTACGCGTCCTCCACCTGATCCCCTCCCCCTTCCCGTCAGTGTGGCACACGTTTGACGACAACGAGCAGAACCTGGATCGCGCCACCATTCAGAACCTCAACATGATCATCCAGGTGTTTGTTCTGGAGTACCTCAACGCAAGACCCACCGTCCCTTTAAATCCACAGAATGTCccctaa